The genome window AAAGCCCACACAAATGGGATAGGCAAAGTTGTCCTCTTCCACAATCAGTGGACAGTGATTGTGAATGTGatcaaatcataaaaaaataatttaaaaaaaaaaaaaacacattaactTTTTAAATTCTATCTTCTCTCCTTAAACAAAGCCATTTTAAATTGCAAGCAAAACTTAGACAAAGCTTTGGTTCATTAAGTTGACACAAAAGTATCATTCAGAATCTTGACTTTCCTtaaccaaacacaaatcattATCAAAAAATACACATACAAATCTTCCACTTCCTTTCTTGTAATCTCAAACTGACTTAATTCCACACCATTTACAGATCAAGTAACAATATAAGCAGAAAACCCTAGCAATATTCTCATCTCATCTAAACATGGATCCttatgatgatgaagaaatgGTGGCCGTTGGCTACCCTTATTACCATGTTCATCAACTAAATCAACCTCCACCATCTCCCTCTCATGCCTCCAGCAACCAACCCAGAAGTACTCTCATCAAATGTACTAAAGGCCTCCTGTGTTTTCTCATTCCAGTCTTCACtatcctcatcttcttcttggGTGTtaaattgtttttcatttcccaACTGAGTGACCCAAAGGTTCGTGTTGACTCCATCTCTGTCAATCTCTCTTCTGGTGAAATGAGCTCCAACTGGGACATTACTTTCTTCCTAAGAAACCCTAATCGGTTTTCGAGCATTAGCTACAAGATGACTGTGGTTTCTGTTCTTGATCAAGGGAAGAGACGTGTCGGGTTGACG of Tripterygium wilfordii isolate XIE 37 chromosome 13, ASM1340144v1, whole genome shotgun sequence contains these proteins:
- the LOC120012431 gene encoding uncharacterized protein LOC120012431, translating into MDPYDDEEMVAVGYPYYHVHQLNQPPPSPSHASSNQPRSTLIKCTKGLLCFLIPVFTILIFFLGVKLFFISQLSDPKVRVDSISVNLSSGEMSSNWDITFFLRNPNRFSSISYKMTVVSVLDQGKRRVGLTVADSYHLDAGKNGSMKARASVLSLKKMKAANERSVEAAHAFSLKVEAMVLIKIKYLDEQWYLMEASCKDLMIRSMTHSSKKLMVMNGSNWCTVNFK